One segment of Solanum stenotomum isolate F172 chromosome 1, ASM1918654v1, whole genome shotgun sequence DNA contains the following:
- the LOC125868842 gene encoding uncharacterized protein LOC125868842 translates to MSVTAGVSDAIIAIREKLRGKIGQTKVKRYWPGKAPEWADEPEKDEDMRMNREAALEKAFPSQGGSDIARKDDARLRRLAESKVDNREEIRADHRRIRQAEIVSTIEEENRRLERMEFEEDDEDALDERRRRIREKNLQRQQEEALPEEEEEEVEEEEEEESEYETESEEETTGIAMVKPVFVPKSERDTIDEREKREAEERALEELVKKRLEERKLETKQIVVEKIREEEIIQKNLELEANIADVDTDDEVNEAEEYEAWKSREIARIKREREDREASKKEREEIERVRNMTEEERKEWERRNPKPAPPPKQKWKFMQKYYHKGAFFQSDTDDIAGTSGADNIFHRDFSAPTGEDKLDKSILPKVMQVKHFGRSGRTKWTHLVNEDTTDWNNPWTYNDSLRAKYNTKMAAVNAPIAKPKGKKLKDWETR, encoded by the exons ATGTCTGTAACAGCTGGTGTAAGTGATGCAATTATTGCAATTAGGGAAAAGCTCAGGGGTAAAATTGGCCAAACAAAAGTGAAAAGATATTGGCCTGGTAAAGCTCCTGAATGGGCAGATGAACcagaaaaagatgaggatatgcGGATGAACAGGGAAGCAGCACTTGAGAAAGCCTTTCCCAGCCAGGGTGGTTCAGACATTGCAAGAAAAGATGATGCAAGGCTGCGTCGACTGGCAGAGAGTAAAGTTGATAATCGTGAGGAAATCAGAGCAGATCATCGACGCATCCGGCAAGCAGAGATTGTTTCAACCATTGAAGAGGAAAATAGAAGACTAGAAAGAATGGAATTTGAGGAGGATGACGAAGATGCCTTGGATGAAAGGAGGAGGAGAATCAGGGAAAAAAATCTTCAGAGGCAACAGGAAGAAGCTCTGccggaggaagaagaagaggaggtagaagaagaggaggaagaggaatcAGAATATGAAACTGAATCAGAGGAAGAGACCACAGGGATAGCAATGGTGAAACCAGTTTTTGTTCCAAAATCTGAGAGAGACACCATAGATGAGCGTGAAAAGCGCGAGGCAGAGGAACGAGCTCTCGAGGAGTTAGTGAAGAAGAGGTTAGAGGAGAGAAAACTTGAAACAAAACAAATAGTAGTTGAGAAGATACGAGAGGAAGAAATAATTCAGAAAAATTTGGAGCTGGAAGCTAATATTGCTGATGTAGATACTGATGATGAGGTGAATGAGGCTGAAGAATACGAAGCTTGGAAGTCCAGAGAAATTGCCAGGATCAAGAGGGAGAGGGAGGACAGGGAGGCTAGTAAGAAGGAGAGGGAAGAAATAGAGAGAGTAAGAAATATGACGGAAGAAGAGAGGAAGGAGTGGGAAAGGAGAAACCCGAAACCTGCCCCACCACCCAAGCAGAAGTGGAAGTTTATGCAGAAATATTACCACAAGGGTGCTTTCTTCCAGTCAGATACTGATGACATAGCTGGAACTTCTGGCGCTGATAATATATTCCACCGTGATTTCTCTGCACCAACAGGGGAGGATAAGTTGGATAAATCCATACTACCAAAAGTCATGCAGGTCAAACACTTTGGTCGCAGTGGAAGGACAAAATGGACACATCTTGTCAATGAGGACACAACTGATTGGAACAACCC GTGGACGTACAATGACTCTCTTCGGGCCAAGTATAATACAAAAATGGCTGCTGTTAATGCTCCTATTGCAAAGCCTAAGGGTAAAAAATTGAAGGATTGGGAGACCCGGTGA
- the LOC125851975 gene encoding nicotianamine synthase, whose product MVCQNSNPLVEKVCELYEQISRLENLSPSKDVNILFTDLVHTCMPPNPIDVSKLCQKIQQIRSHLIKLCGQAEGLLESHFSKILASYENPLQHLHIFPYFDNYIKLSLLEYNILTKNTTNIPKKIAFIGSGPLPLTSLVLATKHLTTTYFHNYDIDVDANSMAAALVAADPDLSSRMTFHTADIMDVTCALKDYDVVFLAALVGMDKEDKVKVVDHLAKYMSPGATLMLRSAHGARAFLYPVLDPRDLRGFEVLSVYHPTDEVINSVIIARKLPVPCVQPLDGLGAYVLPSKCACAEIHAFNPLNKMNLVEEFALEE is encoded by the coding sequence ATGGTGTGCCAAAATAGCAATCCATTAGTAGAAAAAGTATGTGAATTGTATGAGCAAATTTCAAGATTGGAGAACCTTAGCCCTTCCAAAGATGTCAACATATTGTTCACAGATCTTGTCCACACGTGCATGCCTCCTAATCCCATTGATGTCTCTAAGCTCTGccaaaaaattcaacaaattaGGTCTCATCTCATCAAACTATGTGGTCAAGCAGAAGGACTTTTAGAGTCACACTTTTCTAAAATTCTTGCCTCATATGAAAATCCCCTTCAACATCTTCACATTTTCCCATATTTTGACAATTACATCAAACTCAGTTTACTTGAGTACAACATCCTTACTAAAAACACAACaaatatcccaaaaaaaattgcttttattGGATCAGGTCCACTTCCACTTACCTCACTTGTTTTAGCTACTAAACATCTTACTACTACTTATTTTCACAACTATGACATTGATGTTGATGCTAATTCCATGGCGGCCGCCCTTGTGGCGGCCGATCCTGACTTGTCAAGCCGTATGACTTTTCATACGGCCGACATCATGGATGTAACGTGTGCCTTGAAAGACTACGATGTAGTCTTTCTGGCCGCGTTGGTTGGTATGGATAAAGAGGACAAAGTTAAGGTTGTTGATCATCTTGCTAAATACATGTCTCCAGGGGCTACCCTGATGCTTAGAAGTGCACATGGTGCGCGTGCTTTTCTCTACCCTGTCCTCGATCCTCGTGATCTACGAGGATTTGAGGTACTTTCGGTGTACCATCCTACAGATGAGGTGATTAATTCTGTGATAATTGCGCGAAAATTGCCAGTTCCTTGTGTTCAACCACTTGATGGATTGGGTGCCTATGTGTTACCTAGCAAATGTGCTTGTGCTGAGATTCATGCTTTCAATCCACTCAATAAGATGAATTTGGTTGAGGAATTTGCACTTGAGGAGTGA